One genomic region from Geitlerinema sp. PCC 9228 encodes:
- a CDS encoding ATP-binding protein — MARLGQASFRSILLGVILLLSIPTLLVGLSVTHRKARSSLLETARQNLKESAVRKGDSVQRSFGFLKENLLLASSRIGSQENSPEELKNFLQELQKAAPKNIRCLQAIDIASQTPLASTCQNLDLETSALFPSQIWPQKPPNTELDASTIRTSLVPLPIPKNHTTSSQETNQEMGVVLNAPVYVVPEPGASSNQQLQYILRAVIPLRPNEPSQEEPGSLTGYTVLINEDGTILEHPNDPSRVGKNIAQQADSERLRSIVNGALSGREHFVHLYQFDRNNKELIAGYTAIESPVNPEKKWVVLAVTRLDFALSGLNELRQVYGVLLLGLLAANFLVTLYLAPRLLARPLERLGEYALNVQCHTTTEPVPNNFRVREFNQLAEALNTMVDRLKTWAEELNAAWHEAKVANRLKNEFLANISHELRTPLNAIIGSIRLIRDGFCDDREEEMGFLIEADEAAIHLLDLISDLLDLAKIEAGKLSIHLQSVNLQEVLDEAVESQKNHIQEKGLQLYEQKSSQKLQVKADPSRLQQIFFNIINNAIKFTEKGSITISTEVKKLGSETNSKFQVLVTIQDTGIGIDPNLQSQLFQPFVMVDGSTTRSHGGTGLGLAISRNLVELMGGRIVLESPGKNQGTTVTIGLPLLVNNGYNATGDRAQASPEETRKTSQTQN; from the coding sequence ATGGCTAGGTTAGGTCAGGCCTCTTTTCGCAGTATTCTTCTAGGGGTCATTTTATTGCTGAGCATACCGACTTTGCTCGTGGGATTGAGCGTCACCCACCGCAAAGCTCGTTCTAGTTTGCTAGAGACAGCTCGCCAAAATCTTAAGGAAAGTGCGGTTCGTAAAGGAGACAGCGTACAGCGATCTTTTGGTTTCCTCAAAGAAAACTTGCTGCTTGCCAGTTCCCGGATTGGCAGCCAAGAGAATTCTCCAGAAGAACTGAAAAACTTCCTGCAAGAGCTACAAAAGGCTGCCCCTAAAAATATTCGCTGCCTGCAAGCCATCGATATTGCCAGCCAAACCCCCCTAGCCAGTACTTGCCAAAATTTAGACCTAGAAACCTCTGCACTCTTTCCTAGCCAAATCTGGCCCCAAAAACCGCCAAACACAGAACTAGATGCCTCTACCATTCGTACCAGCCTCGTTCCCCTACCCATACCGAAAAACCACACTACCTCATCCCAAGAAACCAACCAAGAAATGGGGGTAGTCCTCAACGCTCCTGTCTACGTTGTTCCCGAACCCGGCGCATCTTCCAACCAACAATTGCAGTATATTCTACGTGCTGTTATTCCCCTCAGACCCAACGAACCTTCTCAAGAAGAACCTGGCTCGCTAACGGGATATACGGTTCTCATTAACGAAGATGGCACCATTTTAGAGCATCCCAACGATCCCTCGCGAGTAGGCAAAAATATTGCCCAGCAAGCAGATTCCGAGCGATTGCGAAGTATTGTCAATGGTGCTTTATCGGGCAGGGAACATTTTGTTCATTTGTATCAATTTGACCGCAATAATAAAGAACTCATTGCTGGCTACACAGCCATTGAAAGCCCGGTCAATCCCGAAAAAAAGTGGGTAGTTTTGGCGGTGACGCGCTTGGATTTTGCGCTTTCTGGTTTGAACGAACTGCGTCAGGTTTATGGGGTGTTGCTGTTGGGGCTGCTGGCTGCCAATTTCTTAGTAACTTTGTATTTGGCACCGCGATTGCTCGCTCGTCCGCTGGAACGGCTTGGAGAATATGCTCTTAACGTGCAGTGCCATACTACCACCGAGCCAGTTCCCAACAATTTTCGGGTGCGGGAATTCAACCAATTGGCAGAAGCACTCAATACCATGGTTGACCGGCTCAAAACTTGGGCTGAGGAGTTGAATGCTGCTTGGCACGAAGCTAAGGTAGCCAATCGCTTGAAAAACGAGTTTTTGGCTAATATTTCCCACGAACTGAGAACGCCGCTCAATGCAATTATCGGTTCGATTCGTTTGATTCGCGATGGATTTTGTGACGATCGCGAGGAGGAAATGGGCTTTTTAATAGAAGCAGACGAAGCGGCGATTCACTTGTTGGATTTAATTAGCGATTTGCTGGATTTGGCGAAAATTGAAGCAGGAAAGCTTTCTATTCATTTGCAATCGGTTAATTTACAAGAGGTTTTAGACGAAGCTGTAGAATCTCAAAAAAACCATATTCAAGAAAAGGGATTGCAACTATACGAGCAAAAATCTTCCCAGAAACTTCAGGTCAAAGCCGATCCTTCGCGATTGCAGCAAATATTTTTTAATATTATCAATAATGCGATTAAATTTACTGAAAAGGGTAGTATTACGATTTCTACGGAAGTGAAGAAGTTGGGAAGCGAGACAAATAGTAAATTTCAAGTTTTGGTTACCATTCAAGATACTGGGATTGGTATTGACCCCAACTTGCAAAGCCAGCTCTTTCAACCTTTTGTGATGGTCGATGGTTCGACTACGCGCAGCCACGGCGGTACGGGATTGGGACTGGCGATTTCACGCAATTTGGTGGAGCTGATGGGGGGCAGAATTGTTTTGGAAAGTCCGGGGAAAAATCAAGGAACGACGGTGACGATTGGGTTGCCTTTGCTAGTTAACAATGGTTACAACGCCACCGGCGATCGCGCCCAAGCTTCCCCGGAGGAAACCAGGAAAACATCCCAAACGCAAAATTAG